In Athalia rosae chromosome 6, iyAthRosa1.1, whole genome shotgun sequence, one DNA window encodes the following:
- the LOC105693202 gene encoding DNA polymerase theta isoform X1 — translation MIHNTSLQMSEITIGSFGEQTLDALLEAEDRRCNRNNAQHSKIATESRAAKSTFVSLRKRTENVIGKLTTCNVNYFQKHDEEAITINDTNVDKYFQDSIALSKIVTLDLEPGTDSPKVTDGVSKKKTCPRLSKMNNSNKNHPEGKRAQIFQRRSTQASQPTKMTKIQKSRHDGNLPMNVLVIESLKDEYSSEQEKVETIVNKHLKEAIASNATTGNSITSVVNKATHFNKKHHGPNSTPKLSISELKLQTIAQKTHETELIDRKAIAAQIEKFPDDKENNLIIANSKTIFQIDLSKESSIVSMQDRCKLSAWGVPSNILQKYESRGMGIMFPWQMECLSNYQVLENNKNLIYSAPTSAGKTLVAEILIMKTVLERQKKVIFILPFVSVVREKMFYFQDLLSSSGVRVEGFMGGNAPAGGLPATHIAIATIEKANSLINRLMEEGGLSSLGAVVVDELHLLGDPHRGYLLELLLTKLKYMTLREEQVNIQLIGMSATLPNLSLLAEWLGAELFKTEFRPIALNEQYKINRTIYNSKFMPTRELHPIPELCNDPDQILQLCIETIADGHSTLIFCPTKNWCENLAHQVAAIFFKLGSGDTTLGQILRKQLNSDAIAETLCQLERCPAGLDNVLKGTVSFGVAFHHAGLTMDERDIIECSFRIGSLRVLIATSTLSSGVNLPARRVIIRSLVFHGKVIDTLTYRQMIGRAGRMGKDTAGESILICKPNEKSTVKYLLAAPLDPVRSCLEGSGPLVRALLEVVASGVACTSADIDLYSRCTLASFQPKNNVQRLTQEAMEFLTLNEFIIAREIEDKQHRWMATALGKACLASSVPPSDGLFLFEELQRARKSFVLETDLHIIYLVTPFNSSSLNGQIDWMIFFNLWKSLTECEQRVGRMVGIEEKFLVSAIRGLAKPGKKQSIHRRFFTALALHDLVKEVPLTTVSEKYGCSRGILQSLQQSASTFAGMVTQFCKQLGWDCMELLFCQFQVRLQFGVCRELLDLLRLPMLNGLRARSLYKDGIKCVADLATANELAVERALHKALPFESEKEQDGEHMLETAKRNKVRSIFITGRDGLTPYQAAVMLVQEARTLVQHELGIKDVYWQQGIEKSNSCLSEKSYQRNRSSSSDCHVLNPAFVNNKSSIQVPVDDGFLIPDSKYATNSYTGNSIDAIDSQQINKNLMNTLEQLEKRATTDSTEIDSFSKAVLLREQRSESNINVGDTQSQKIQPKIHVLDNPDSIVSSCSGILKSINPKNQFAKNKPKFKLLSTKRRIRQNDDNATSVYNDNLKQNNSPTKPMDDSRSFVIEIDEKNQKTNVHKMLGANTYIHEKADIPDFNLVERPKEMDNDTIKKKKKTIGNSADHIEIRIDHEPLPKQCQKTSLFNDDPNASFLGSPSLFGDSLSLDTQFCDDLEKNINSSVNIGKDTNTIDTVYQNSSTYTPNSTFKVESGRNTSTMITKRNANTAELNLTTKTISSHKHMATTDDNSEVPYFNQQILNSEEINFSWNSTTWDNPTVSRNSFTKSNGIRDQACQVPGGPKGLVTGNHDGESYRVNMCSGNLQKKCRTVMSDLNLTDEIAVTPPVQNSRFKSVSPESNSGNIHDVKMINHSDSRKRQFNEAHSQSDSSPVLKVLNISSNRRLSFESNKSDSDDYVVASQNLKPTKNTEKSRARLKLELSRRVALETKQSNPTLEESRRQSNIVTSRNIELLRTGGISSKKVLYQENCSTDSIVSNTDEDSPVARFRVTQNLHQRSLNSSIIVQKVTNSRKRKKKCLRADSEENRISSNQKSDWNILDIINVAWDDKIFNLFSSELKGKSEIAIALAQDKFVCDTFGIGSRLVGGASGKRKGSKKNESCIYSDTIVNGVAISWGRNVVYYISFENKKEDSIPLKERLQLLRDVLTNSSVNVRCYGSKDIYKTLHLCCNISSNCTFLDPQVAEWLLEPDLAEKKLNDMASIYFPQGVTVLQHAYSAQASVGFNKETERFVFAKHKAAAEAAVTWYITGKLIRQLRSQSMGLAQIYKDVECKVASTLARLELTGIGINLESLRELSTVLQRELMSLEQRAFALAGRRFSFNSPKEVAQVLGMYKGIKVSTNKAVLENCSNPISNLVVSWRKLNATQTKMVFPLLSLAHQGSRVQGCCVTRTATGRISMHEPNLQNVPRDFSSEDNSFVISMRMAFVPTCGNIILSADYCQLELRILAHFSKDPVLCEVMRRDADIFRNIAARWNHISVEEVQDDLRQRTKQLCYGIIYGIGPKALAKQLSVTELEAGKFMETFLGTYPNVRTWLSQVTTESRENGYVITLMERRRKLPGLYSDVKSERSHAERQAVNTKIQGSAADLAKKAMVLIDERLHSEYPDAPRVFSEMKTRKLRSSKDCRQRGAYLVLQLHDELLYEVNAADLDRVAVIVKTSMEEAYQLYVPLPVKIKVGPTWGSLTEYKV, via the exons ATGATACATAATACGTCACTCCAAATGAGTGAAATTACAATTGGCTCATTTGGTGAACAAACCTTAGACGCGTTATTAGAAGCTGAAGACCGTAGATGTAATAGGAATAATGCTCAGCACTCTAAAATTGCAACTGAGTCCAGAGCTGCAAAGTCGACTTTTGTTTCTCTCCGAAAAAGGACAGAGAATGTCATCGGTAAGCTTACAACCTGCAATGTCAATTACTTCCAGAAGCACGACGAAGAAGCAATTACAATTAACGATACCAACGtagacaaatattttcaagataGTATAGCTCTTTCAAAAATTGTCACTCTTGATTTGGAACCTGGAACTGACAGTCCCAAGGTTACCGATGGTGTCTCTAAAAAAAAGACTTGCCCTAGATTGAGCAAAATGAATAATAGCAATAAAAATCATCCGGAAGGTAAAAGAGcccagatttttcaaagacgtTCAACTCAGGCTTCCCAGCCAACCAAAATgaccaaaattcaaaaatcaagaCATGATGGAAACTTGCCAATGAATGTGCTTGTCATTGAGAGTTTGAAGGATGAGTATTCAAGTGAacaagaaaaagtagaaaccATAGTTAACAAGCATTTGAAGGAAGCAATCGCATCAAACGCCACAACTGGAAATAGTATTACTTCTGTTGTCAACAAAGCAACTCACTTCAACAAAAAGCATCACGGACCAAATAGTACTCCAAAATTATCTATTAGTGAATTAAAACTACAAACCATAGCACAAAAAACTCATGAAACAGAGTTAATTGATAGAAAGGCAATTGCAGcacagatcgaaaaatttcctgatgacaaagaaaataatttgattataGCAAATAGTAAAACAATATTCCAGATTGACTTGAGTAAAGAAAGCTCAATTGTTTCCATGCAGGATAGATGTAAACTATCGGCATGGGGAGTACCGTCAAATATTCTCCAG AAATATGAGTCAAGAGGCATGGGAATAATGTTTCCTTGGCAAATGGAATGTTTGTCTAACTATCAAGTGcttgaaaacaataaaaatttgatttattcagCACCAACCTCAGCAGGAAAAACTTTAGTTGCTGAAATACTCATTATGAAAACAGTATTGGAACGGCAGAAAAAAGTCATATTTATCTTGCCATTTGTCTCAGTTGTccgagaaaaaatgttttacttTCAA GATCTGCTATCGAGTAGTGGAGTTCGAGTCGAAGGTTTTATGGGCGGAAATGCTCCTGCAGGGGGACTTCCTGCTACTCATATAGCAATAGCAACTATCGAAAAAGCAAACTCATTGATAAATCGCTTAATGGAAGAGGGAGGCCTTTCCTCTTTGGGGGCTGTGGTCGTGGACGAGCTTCATCTTCTGGGTGACCCACATCGTGGCTACTTGCTCGAACTGCTACTCACAAAACTAAAATATATGACATTGAG AGAAGAGCAGGTAAACATCCAACTTATTGGCATGTCTGCTACACTTCCAAATCTTAGTCTGTTAGCTGAGTGGTTGGGTGCGGAGCTTTTTAAGACGGAATTCAGACCAATTGCACTAAATGAACAATACAAG ATAAACAGAACTATTTATAACAGTAAATTCATGCCCACAAGGGAGCTCCATCCAATACCAGAGTTATGCAATGATCCGGACCAAATACTCCAGTTATGCATTGAAACCATTGCCGATGGACACAGTACATTAATATTTTGTCCAACTAAAAACTGGTGCGAAAATCTAGCCCACCAGGTGGctgcgatatttttcaaattag GTAGTGGAGATACCACACTTGGGCAAATTCTTAGAAAACAGTTGAACTCGGACGCAATTGCGGAAACACTGTGTCAGCTTGAACGATGTCCTGCTGGTTTAGACAACGTTTTAAAAGGTACCGTCTCATTTGGTGTCGCTTTTCACCATGCAGGACTTACCATGGATGAACGAGATATCATCGAATGCTCTTTCAG AATTGGATCACTCAGAGTTCTTATAGCAACATCAACGTTGAGTAGCGGAGTGAATTTACCAGCTAGAAGAGTCATCATCAGGTCATTAGTGTTCCACGGTAAAGTGATAGATACTCTCACATACCGGCAAATGATTGGACGCGCGGGTCGTATGGGAAAGGATACCGCAG GCGAAAGCATATTAATATGCAaaccaaatgaaaaaagtacagTTAAGTATTTGTTGGCTGCGCCTTTAGATCCCGTACGATCTTGCTTAGAAGGATCAGGACCGCTGGTCAGAGCATTGCTAGAAGTTGTGGCAAGTGGAGTTGCATGCACATCGGCAGACATTGATCTTTATAGCAGGTGCACGCTGGCTAGTTTTCAGCCAAAAAATAACGTTCAAAGGCTCACCCAAGAAGCTATGGAGTTTCTGACActgaatgaatttattat AGCACGTGAAATAGAGGATAAACAGCACCGATGGATGGCCACGGCTCTTGGCAAGGCATGTCTTGCATCGTCCGTTCCTCCGTCAGATGGATTATTCTTATTTGAAGAGTTGCAAAGGGCCAGAAAAAGCTTTGTCTTGGAAACAGATCTACATATCATATATCTAGTTACACCGTTTAATTCCAGCAGCCTAAATGGACAAATTGActggatgatatttttcaacttatgGAAATCTTTGACCGAATGTGAACAAAGGGTTGGACGGATGGTTGgaatcgaagagaaatttttagtGTCTGCTATTCGGGGACTTGCTAAACCCGGCAAAAAg CAAAGTATTCACCGAAGATTTTTCACTGCGTTAGCACTGCACGATTTAGTGAAGGAAGTTCCATTGACTACAGTTTCAGAGAAATATGGATGTAGTCGAGGAATTTTACAAAGCTTACAGCAGTCTGCCTCAACTTTTGCCG GAATGGTCACGCAGTTTTGCAAACAATTGGGATGGGATTGTATGGAACTATTATTTTGCCAGTTTCAAGTTCGTTTGCAATTTGGAGTTTGTAGAGAGTTACTGGATCTGCTACGTCTGCCAATGCTCAATGGTCTTCGCGCTAGAAGTCTTTACAAGGATGGAATCAAGTGTGTGGCAGACCTAGCAACTGCTAATGAGCTTGCTGTCGAACGTGCATTACACAAAGCTCTACCGTTTGAAAG CGAAAAGGAGCAGGATGGTGAACACATGCTGGAAAcagcaaaaagaaataaagttcGAAGTATCTTTATCACTGGACGGGACGGACTCACTCCGTACCAGGCGGCAGTGATGTTGGTACAGGAAGCTCGCACCTTAGTGCAG CATGAATTGGGTATCAAGGACGTGTACTGGCAGCAAGGTATTGAGAAGTCGAATAGTTGCCTATCAGAAAAGTCATATCAAAGAAATCGAAGCTCATCGTCAGATTGTCACGTCCTCAACCCTGCTTTTGTAAACAACAAAAGTTCTATACAAGTTCCGGTAGATGATGGATTCCTTATCCCAGATTCAAAGTATGCTACAAATTCTTACACGGGAAATAGTATAGATGCTATTGACTCTCAACAAATTAATAAGAACTTAATGAACACGTTGGAGCAGCTAGAAAAGCGTGCAACAACTGATTCGACAGAGATTGACTCATTTTCAAAAGCAGTCCTACTACGGGAACAACGTAGCGAGTCCAACATCAACGTTGGTGATACCCAAAGCCAAAAAATTCAGCCAAAAATACACGTACTTGACAATCCAGATTCGATTGTATCATCATGTTCTGGCATACTAAAATCTATCAACCCGAAAAATCAGTTTGCCAAAAATAAACCCAAGTTTAAACTCTTGAGTACAAAACGGAGGATACGTCAAAACGATGACAACGCCACATCTGTTTACAATGACAATTTAAAACAGAATAATTCACCTACAAAACCCATGGATGATTCTCGGAGTTTTGTTATCgaaattgatgagaaaaatcaaaagacaAACGTGCACAAAATGTTAGGTGCGAATACCTACATTCACGAGAAGGCTGATATTCCTGATTTTAACTTAGTTGAAAGACCTAAAGAGATGGATAAcgatacaataaaaaaaaaaaaaaaaacaatagggAACTCGGCAGATCATATTGAAATTCGTATAGACCATGAACCACTGCCGAAGCAATGCCAAAAGACATCCTTATTCAACGATGATCCAAATGCTTCGTTTTTAGGAAGTCCTAGTTTATTTGGTGATAGTCTCAGTCTCGACACACAGTTCTGCGATgaccttgaaaaaaatataaacagtTCGGTGAACATCGGTAAAGATACAAATACAATTGATACCGTTTACCAAAATTCATCGACCTATACACCAAACTCCACTTTCAAGGTAGAGAGTGGACGGAACACATCGACGATGATCACAAAGCGAAATGCCAATACCGCAGAGCTGAACctaacaacaaaaacaatctCAAGTCACAAACATATGGCTACCACGGATGATAATTCAGAAGTCCCATACTTCAATCAGCAAATCCTTAATagtgaagaaataaatttttcctggAATAGTACGACTTGGGATAACCCGACCGTGTCGAGGAACTCGTTCACAAAATCCAACGGTATTCGTGATCAAGCATGTCAGGTTCCTGGGGGTCCGAAGGGTCTAGTAACAGGAAATCATGATGGCGAGTCGTATCGAGTCAATATGTGTTCTGGAAACCTGCAAAAAAAGTGTCGAACTGTAATGAGTGATTTGAATTTAACTGATGAGATCGCGGTAACACCTCCGGTGCAAAATAGCCGTTTTAAATCAGTTTCTCCAGAGTCAAACTCAGGTAATATTCACGACGTGAAGATGATCAATCATTCAGACTCTCGTAAACGCCAATTCAACGAGGCCCACTCGCAAAGCGACAGTAGTCCAGTTCTTAAAGTACTGAATATCAGTAGTAATCGCCGGTTGTCATTTGAGTCAAATAAATCAGATTCGGACGATTATGTCGTTGCGTCACAAAATTTAAAACCCAccaaaaatacagaaaaaagtcGAGCTAGATTAAAATTGGAGTTATCCAGAAGGGTTGCCTTGGAAACAAAGCAGAGCAATCCCACACTCGAAGAGTCCCGAAGACAATCGAATATTGTTACAAGCAGAAACATTGAACTGCTAAGAACAGGTGGCATAAGTTCTAAAAAGGTGCTGTATCAAGAGAACTGCAGCACGGATAGCATCGTATCAAATACAGATGAAGATTCTCCGGTGGCTAGATTCAGAGTGACTCAGAACCTACATCAAAGGAGTCtaaattcatcaattattgttCAAAAAGTTACAAATTCCAGAAAACGTAAGAAAAAGTGCCTAAGAGCTGAcagtgaagaaaatagaataagtTCCAATCAAAAATCGGACTGGAACATCTTAGATATCATAAATGTTGCTTGggatgataaaatattcaatttatttagcAGTGAGTTGAAAGGAAAGAGTGAGATTGCAATAGCTTTGGCACAAGATAAGTTTGTCTGCGATACATTTGGCATTGGGAGCAGATTGGTCGGTGGTGCAAGTGGCAAAAGAAAAGGctcaaagaaaaatgaaagctgTATTTACTCGGACACCATCGTCAACGGGGTTGCTATTTCCTGGGGAAGAAACGTTGTCTACTACATctcctttgaaaataaaaaag AAGACAGCATACCATTGAAGGAACGTCTTCAACTATTACGAGACGTACTCACGAATTCGTCAGTGAACGTTCGTTGCTATGGAAGTAAAGACATATACAAAACGCTGCATCTGTGCTGCAACATCAGTTCCAATTGTACATTCCTCGATCCACAAGTAGCAGAATGGTTGCTAGAACCCGATCTTGCCGAAAAGAAACTCAATgatatg gcCAGTATTTATTTCCCACAAGGAGTTACCGTCTTGCAGCATGCTTATTCTGCTCAAGCTTCTGTAGGTTTCAATAAGGAAACTGAGCGCTTCGTTTTTGCCAAACACAAAGCTGCTGCAGAGGCTGCGGTAACATGGTATATCACAGGAAAGCTTATCAGACAGCTACGATCACAGAGCATGGGTCTGGCACAAATATATAAAG ATGTGGAGTGCAAAGTTGCATCAACATTGGCAAGATTGGAGCTAACAGGAATAGGAATAAATCTAGAGTCACTTCGAGAACTTTCGACAGTCCTGCAGCGGGAACTAATGTCCTTAGAACAACGTGCGTTTGCCTTAGCTGGAAGAAGATTCAGTTTCAACTCTCCGAAAGAAGTTGCACAG GTCTTAGGAATGTACAAGGGCATAAAAGTGAGCACCAATAAGGCCGTGTTAGAAAATTGCAGTAACCCAATTTCCAATTTAGTCGTGTCATGGCGGAAACTCAACGCAACTCAAACTAAA ATGGTGTTTCCATTATTAAGTCTAGCTCATCAAGGGTCTCGGGTTCAGGGATGTTGTGTAACACGGACAGCCACTGGCAGAATATCCATGCATGAACCAAATTTACAAAATGTTCCGAGAGATTTCAGTTCCGAGGATAACAGTTTTGTAATTAGCATGCGCATGGCATTTGTTCCTACTTGCGGAAATATCATCCTATCAGCAGATTATTGCCAGCTCGAGTTGAGGATACTGGCACATTTTTCCAAAGATCCCGTGCTGTGCGAAGTTATGAGAAGAGATGCTGATATTTTTAGGAATATCGCTGCACGATGGAATCATATATCTGTAGAGGAG GTACAAGATGATCTACGTCAACGCACAAAGCAGCTATGTTATGGAATAATTTACGGCATAGGTCCAAAGGCGTTGGCGAAACAGTTATCGGTCACGGAACTGGAAGCTGGTAAGTTCATGGAAACATTCCTAGGTACCTATCCGAACGTACGTACTTGGCTAAGCCAGGTAACAACAGAAAGCCGAGAAAATGGATATGTGATAACTCTAATGGAAAGGCGCAGAAAACTGCCAGGCTTGTACAGTGATGTGAAAAGTGAAAGAT CACATGCTGAAAGACAGGCGGTAAACACGAAAATTCAGGGTTCGGCGGCAGATTTAGCTAAGAAAGCAATGGTTCTCATCGACGAAAGACTGCATTCCGAATATCCAGATGCTCCAAGAGTCTTCTCAGAGATGAAAACTAGGAAACTTAGAAGCAGTAAGGATTGCCGGCAACGAGGAGCCTATCTAGTGCTACAACTTCACGATGAACTGTTATATGAG GTGAATGCAGCGGACCTTGATCGGGTTGCAGTCATAGTGAAAACATCAATGGAGGAGGCATATCAGCTGTACGTTCCACTGCCTGTTAAAATTAAAGTCGGTCCCACATGGGGTAGCCTAACCGAATATAAAGTTTAG